CGGCTGCGCAGGTCGTGGGGTATAGCCTCGGTCGGGTGGGGCCGCTGCTGTGGGGGGCGGGGCTGGTGCTGGGGGCGGCCTGGCTGGACAAGGATGTGACCCTGGCCGTGGGGCAACTGCTGGTGACGGCGCTGGCCTTGCCCCTGACGCGGGAACGTGGGCGGCGCAGACCCTGACCCACGGGCCCGAATCTGCAGACGGGCCGCGTGCCCCGGCCTTGTGCCCCTGGTTGGCGGAATTCTTTACGGCACGCCGGAGCGCACGTTACCGCGCTCTTTGGAAAGATCCCTGGCAGACCGGCCTTCAGGTCCGCCTGCTCCAGACCTGACCGCCATGGACGGCCCAGAGGGACTGTGCCCTTAGGGCGTCCACGGCGGTTTGTTGCAAAAGCCGCGCAGGGTCTTTAGGCCAGTTTTTTCACCGCTTCCAAGGCTGCCGCATAGTCGGGTTCATGGGCTACTTCGGGCACGATCTGGCTGTAGGCCAGGGTGCCGTCCGGGGCCACCACGAAGATGGTGCGCGCCAGAAGGTGCAGCTCGTTGATAAGCACGCCGTAGGCTTTGCCAAAGTTCGCTTCCTTGTAGTCCGAAAGGGTCTGCACCGCGCTCACACCGGCGGCCCCGCACCAGCGGGCCTGGGCAAAGGGCAGGTCGCAACTCACGGCCACAATGCGCACTTTATCTGAAAGCGCGGCGGCTTCTTTATTGAAACGGCGCACCTCCATATCGCAGACGGGCGTGTCCAGCGAAGGCACGCTGACCAGTACCAGCACCTTACCGGCAAAATCCTTCAGACCTTTTGGGCTCATATCCGTGGCGGTGAGCGTAAAATCCGGCGCTTTCTGCCCCACGGCGGGCTGGTTGCCGCTCAAGTGCATGGTCGTACCTTTAAACGTGACGGTATTCATGGTCAACTCCTTGTTGCTCGGGTTGTCCGCACTGTGCCGCAGGCTTGTGGGATTGTCAATAACTATTCCTGACAAGAAGGGTTCTTGCCTGATTGCAGCATACGCGGGGGGCAGCGATGCCGCAAGTCCGGCCTGCGCTTGCCAGACGCCGGAAGGTGCTTATACTACAGATGCAGTTACCCCAAGCAGGAGCGTTTGATGAGCACGTTGACACCCCGGCAGATTGTGGCCGAACTGGATAAATTTGTCATAGGGCAGGAGCAGGCCAAGCGTATGGTGGCTGTGGCCGTGCGCAACCGCTGGCGGCGGCAGCACCTGGACCCGGAGCTGCGGGACGAGGTCTCGCCCAAGAACATCATTATGA
This is a stretch of genomic DNA from Desulfovibrio legallii. It encodes these proteins:
- the tpx gene encoding thiol peroxidase; this encodes MNTVTFKGTTMHLSGNQPAVGQKAPDFTLTATDMSPKGLKDFAGKVLVLVSVPSLDTPVCDMEVRRFNKEAAALSDKVRIVAVSCDLPFAQARWCGAAGVSAVQTLSDYKEANFGKAYGVLINELHLLARTIFVVAPDGTLAYSQIVPEVAHEPDYAAALEAVKKLA